Proteins from a single region of Amorphus orientalis:
- the lpxA gene encoding acyl-ACP--UDP-N-acetylglucosamine O-acyltransferase — translation MATIHPTAIVSEAASLGADVSIGPYSIVGPEVVLGDQVWVGSHVVIEGRTQIGAGTRIYPFASLGSPPQDLSYKGETNRIVIGENVIIREHVTINPGTARGELLTTVGDHCYLMVACHVAHDCRVGAHVILSNNVMLGGHVKVGDHVIMGGGSAVHQFVRIGDHAFVSGVTGVGDDVIPFGNVFGNRAKLMGLNLVGLKRRGFDREQIHTLRRAYRYLFSNEGTLKERLEDVTNMFGGEPLVELILDFIRSGGDRALCTPWGQGQN, via the coding sequence GTGGCGACCATTCATCCGACTGCGATCGTGTCTGAGGCGGCATCGCTCGGCGCGGACGTTTCCATTGGCCCTTATTCGATCGTCGGACCGGAAGTGGTTCTGGGCGACCAGGTTTGGGTCGGCTCGCACGTGGTGATCGAAGGCCGGACCCAGATCGGGGCCGGGACCAGGATCTATCCCTTCGCCAGTCTCGGGTCGCCGCCCCAGGATCTCAGCTACAAGGGCGAGACCAACAGGATCGTCATCGGCGAGAACGTCATCATCCGGGAGCACGTGACCATCAATCCCGGGACGGCGCGCGGTGAGCTCCTGACGACGGTCGGCGACCACTGTTACCTGATGGTCGCCTGTCACGTCGCCCACGACTGCCGGGTCGGTGCGCACGTGATCCTGTCCAACAACGTCATGCTCGGCGGCCACGTGAAGGTGGGCGACCACGTCATCATGGGTGGCGGGTCGGCTGTTCACCAGTTCGTCCGCATCGGCGACCATGCCTTCGTCTCCGGCGTGACGGGCGTGGGCGACGACGTGATCCCGTTCGGCAACGTGTTCGGCAACCGGGCCAAGCTGATGGGACTGAATCTCGTCGGGCTCAAGCGGCGCGGGTTCGACCGCGAACAGATCCACACCCTGCGCCGGGCCTATCGGTACCTGTTTTCCAACGAAGGCACCCTCAAGGAGCGGCTCGAGGATGTGACCAACATGTTCGGCGGCGAACCGCTGGTCGAACTCATCCTCGATTTCATCCGCTCCGGCGGCGACCGCGCGCTGTGCACGCCATGGGGACAGGGGCAGAATTGA
- a CDS encoding LpxI family protein, with protein sequence MTDPAEPAGPGPVGIVAGGGRLPLEVAEAVEATGRKVVLACIDGEADLALDHPEAHVFRWGQVGGAVDFMTARGARDVVFVGTITRRPDFKAMRLDAGAWRRVPKILRVLVGGDDSVVRRALALVEEEGFRVRGIAEVAPGLLVKSGTLGRCEPEPDDLADAALGMKALGALGPYDVGQAAVVTRGRVVAIEAAEGTDRMLERVVELRKAGRVREQGGVLVKRSKPGQDLRTELPTIGASTIAGVAAARLSGVYLEAGRTLVADRKGTIAAADAARLFLVAGTDGEEGP encoded by the coding sequence TTGACCGATCCCGCCGAGCCGGCCGGTCCCGGTCCGGTCGGCATCGTGGCGGGGGGCGGGCGTCTCCCGCTGGAGGTCGCCGAGGCCGTCGAGGCCACGGGACGGAAGGTCGTTCTTGCCTGCATCGACGGCGAAGCGGACCTCGCGCTGGACCATCCCGAAGCCCATGTCTTCCGGTGGGGCCAGGTCGGCGGAGCCGTCGACTTCATGACCGCCCGGGGCGCCCGCGACGTCGTTTTCGTCGGTACCATCACGCGCCGTCCGGACTTCAAGGCGATGCGTCTGGACGCAGGCGCATGGCGCCGGGTTCCCAAGATCCTGCGGGTGCTGGTTGGCGGCGACGACAGCGTGGTCCGGCGCGCGCTCGCCCTCGTCGAGGAAGAGGGATTTCGCGTGCGCGGCATTGCGGAGGTCGCGCCAGGGCTCCTGGTGAAGAGCGGCACCCTCGGCCGCTGTGAACCCGAACCCGACGACCTGGCAGATGCCGCCTTGGGCATGAAGGCGCTCGGCGCGCTCGGCCCGTATGACGTCGGGCAGGCGGCCGTGGTCACCAGGGGGCGGGTGGTTGCCATCGAGGCGGCGGAAGGCACCGACCGGATGCTCGAGCGCGTCGTCGAGCTGCGCAAGGCCGGCCGCGTCCGTGAACAGGGCGGTGTGCTGGTCAAGCGCTCGAAGCCCGGACAGGATCTCAGAACCGAACTGCCCACCATCGGCGCGTCGACCATCGCCGGCGTGGCCGCAGCCCGGCTGTCGGGCGTCTACCTGGAGGCCGGCCGGACACTCGTCGCCGATCGCAAGGGGACGATTGCGGCCGCGGATGCGGCGCGGCTGTTCCTGGTCGCCGGAACCGACGGCGAGGAGGGCCCATGA
- the lpxB gene encoding lipid-A-disaccharide synthase has protein sequence MTATERPLNVFVIAGEPSGDHLGGALMAALKAQTDGRVVFTGVGGETMQAEGLEPLFPFSDITVMGVDAIIRRLPQLLARIDQTASAVVTSRPDVLVIIDAPDFTHRVARRVRRRDPSIPIVDYVSPTVWVWRSGRARAMAAYVDRLMAVLPFEPGVHAELGGPTTTYVGHPVLETLLPQLPETGQGPDGSGPPVLLILPGSRGSEVRALLATFGETVARIAERVGEIRPVLPAVSHLADRIEAEVADWPIKPEVVRGREAKLKAFAEARAALAASGTVTLELAVAGVPMAVAYKLDGISRFLRTVNRIVPFVNYTTMVLPNIILDYGSGGVPASKAGAEGRTQDAFRHAIPDFLEEDVTPDKLADAVAPLLADTDERRRQLAAFERLHDLMRLNDGALPSEAAARTVLGVARTGRPALSAS, from the coding sequence ATGACGGCCACAGAGCGGCCCCTGAACGTCTTCGTCATCGCAGGAGAACCGAGCGGGGATCATCTCGGCGGCGCGCTCATGGCGGCCCTGAAGGCGCAGACGGACGGCAGGGTCGTCTTCACCGGTGTCGGCGGCGAGACCATGCAGGCGGAAGGCCTGGAGCCGCTGTTTCCCTTCTCCGACATCACGGTGATGGGGGTAGACGCCATCATCCGGCGCCTGCCGCAGCTTCTGGCGCGGATCGACCAGACCGCTTCGGCGGTCGTGACGTCCCGACCCGACGTGCTCGTCATCATCGACGCTCCCGACTTCACCCACCGGGTCGCCCGGCGCGTGCGCCGCCGCGATCCCTCGATCCCGATCGTCGACTATGTGAGCCCGACGGTGTGGGTCTGGCGCTCGGGTCGTGCCCGGGCAATGGCCGCCTATGTCGACCGGCTGATGGCGGTGCTCCCGTTCGAGCCGGGTGTGCACGCCGAACTCGGCGGACCGACGACGACCTATGTCGGCCATCCGGTTCTGGAAACGCTGCTGCCGCAATTGCCGGAGACCGGGCAGGGCCCCGACGGATCCGGCCCGCCGGTGCTGCTGATCCTGCCCGGCAGCCGCGGGTCCGAGGTCAGGGCGCTCCTGGCGACGTTCGGGGAGACGGTGGCGCGCATTGCCGAGCGGGTCGGGGAGATCCGCCCCGTGCTGCCGGCGGTCTCCCATCTGGCGGACAGGATCGAGGCGGAGGTCGCGGACTGGCCGATAAAGCCGGAGGTCGTCCGCGGACGCGAGGCCAAGCTGAAGGCCTTCGCCGAGGCCAGGGCGGCACTCGCGGCGTCTGGAACCGTGACCCTCGAGCTGGCCGTCGCCGGCGTGCCCATGGCCGTCGCCTACAAGCTGGACGGCATCTCGCGGTTCCTGCGCACGGTGAACCGGATCGTGCCGTTCGTGAACTACACCACCATGGTGCTTCCGAACATCATTCTCGACTACGGCAGCGGCGGCGTGCCGGCATCCAAAGCCGGGGCGGAAGGGCGGACGCAGGACGCGTTCCGGCATGCGATCCCCGACTTCCTGGAGGAGGACGTGACGCCGGACAAGCTCGCCGACGCGGTCGCGCCGCTTCTTGCCGACACCGATGAGCGCCGGCGCCAGCTCGCCGCCTTCGAGCGCCTTCACGACCTGATGCGCCTCAACGACGGGGCGCTGCCCAGCGAGGCGGCGGCCCGGACCGTCCTTGGGGTCGCACGCACCGGACGCCCGGCCCTCAGCGCCTCCTGA
- the gltA gene encoding citrate synthase, protein MADGKNATLKIGDESWDFPVQSGSVGPDVVDIQALYKQTGRFTYDPGFTSTASCESKITFIDGDEGVLLYRGYPIDQLAEHGDFLETCYLLLYGDLPTSGQKADFVQRVTYHTMIHEQMNRFFTGFRRDAHPMAVMTGVVGALSAFYHDSTDINDPQQRMIASLRMIAKMPTIAAMAYKYSIGQPFVYPSNELDYSANFLRMCFAVPCEEYKFNPVLSRAMDRIFILHADHEQNASTSTVRLAGSSGANPFACIAAGIACLWGPAHGGANEAALNMLHQIGSVDKIPEFIARAKDKNDPFRLMGFGHRVYKNYDPRAKIMQKTCHEVLSELGIKDDPALDVAMELEKIALSDEYFIEKKLYPNIDFYSGITLRALGFPTTMFTVLFALARTVGWIAQWKEMVEDPNQKIGRPRQLYTGATHRDYVPITQRS, encoded by the coding sequence ATGGCAGATGGGAAAAACGCGACGCTGAAGATCGGCGACGAGAGCTGGGACTTCCCGGTTCAGTCCGGATCGGTCGGCCCGGACGTGGTCGACATTCAGGCGCTGTACAAGCAGACGGGACGGTTCACCTACGATCCGGGCTTCACGTCCACCGCCTCCTGTGAATCGAAGATCACCTTCATCGATGGCGACGAGGGTGTGCTGCTCTATCGGGGATACCCCATCGACCAGCTCGCCGAGCACGGCGACTTCCTGGAGACCTGCTACCTGCTCCTCTACGGCGATCTGCCGACGTCGGGCCAGAAGGCCGATTTCGTCCAGCGCGTCACCTACCACACGATGATCCATGAGCAGATGAACCGGTTCTTCACCGGTTTCCGCCGGGACGCGCATCCGATGGCGGTCATGACCGGCGTCGTCGGTGCCCTGTCGGCCTTCTATCACGACTCCACCGACATCAACGATCCGCAGCAGCGCATGATCGCCAGCCTTCGCATGATCGCGAAGATGCCGACCATCGCCGCGATGGCCTACAAATACTCGATCGGCCAGCCGTTCGTGTATCCGAGCAACGAGCTCGACTATTCGGCCAACTTCCTGCGGATGTGCTTCGCCGTTCCGTGCGAGGAGTACAAGTTCAACCCGGTGCTCTCCCGGGCCATGGACCGCATCTTCATCCTGCACGCCGACCACGAGCAGAACGCGTCGACCTCGACCGTCCGCCTCGCCGGCTCCTCGGGCGCGAATCCGTTCGCCTGCATCGCCGCCGGCATCGCCTGCCTGTGGGGTCCGGCCCACGGCGGCGCCAACGAGGCCGCGCTCAACATGCTCCATCAGATCGGCTCGGTGGACAAGATCCCCGAGTTCATCGCCCGGGCGAAGGACAAGAACGATCCGTTCCGCCTGATGGGTTTCGGCCACCGGGTCTACAAGAACTACGACCCGCGCGCGAAGATCATGCAGAAGACCTGCCACGAGGTCCTCTCCGAGCTCGGCATCAAGGACGATCCGGCGCTCGACGTGGCGATGGAGCTGGAAAAGATCGCGCTGTCCGACGAGTACTTCATCGAGAAGAAGCTGTACCCGAACATCGACTTCTATTCGGGCATCACGCTGCGCGCTCTCGGCTTCCCGACCACGATGTTCACCGTCCTGTTCGCGCTCGCGCGCACGGTCGGCTGGATCGCCCAGTGGAAGGAAATGGTGGAAGATCCGAACCAGAAGATCGGTCGTCCGCGCCAGCTCTACACCGGCGCCACCCACCGGGACTACGTGCCGATCACCCAGCGCTCGTAA
- the gltX gene encoding glutamate--tRNA ligase, translating into MSAPVVTRFAPSPTGFLHIGGARTALFNWLYARHTGGRMLLRIEDTDKERSTEAAIAAILDGLTWLGIEWDDAPVFQSLRADRHAEVAYALLESGQAYRCYASAEELTEMREKARAEGRPPLYDRRWRDRDPSEAPEGVDPVIRIKAPLDGETVIDDHVQGRVSFANKDLDDFIIMRSDGSPTYMHAVVVDDHDMEVSHIVRGDDHLTNAARQTLIYKAMGWDVPSFAHIPLIHGPDGAKLSKRHGALGVEAYRAMGYLPEALRNYLVRLGWSHGDTEIFSTEEMIEWFDLDQIGRSPARFDFAKLENLSGHYIRSASDERLLQAIDDLLPHLEDGDAIANALTPDARTRLTHAMPGLKERAKTLLELLDAAAYVWVTRPITPDEKAGKVLDADARTHLKAIADRLSELATWTAADTESVVRAYAEETSLKLGKVAQPLRCALTGRTTSPPVFDVLETLGREESLARIRDQAA; encoded by the coding sequence ATGTCGGCGCCCGTGGTCACGCGCTTCGCTCCCTCCCCGACCGGCTTTCTCCACATCGGCGGCGCGCGCACCGCTCTGTTCAACTGGCTCTATGCGCGCCACACCGGCGGACGGATGCTTCTGCGCATCGAGGACACCGACAAGGAACGGTCCACCGAAGCCGCCATCGCCGCCATCCTGGACGGCCTGACCTGGCTCGGCATCGAGTGGGACGACGCCCCCGTGTTCCAGTCCCTGCGCGCGGATCGCCACGCCGAGGTCGCCTACGCGCTGCTGGAGAGCGGTCAGGCCTATCGCTGCTACGCCTCGGCGGAGGAGCTTACCGAAATGCGCGAGAAGGCCCGCGCCGAGGGCCGTCCGCCGCTCTATGACCGCCGCTGGCGCGACCGCGACCCGTCCGAGGCGCCGGAGGGTGTGGATCCGGTGATCCGCATCAAGGCGCCGCTGGACGGCGAGACGGTCATCGACGACCACGTCCAGGGCCGCGTGTCCTTCGCCAACAAGGACCTCGACGACTTCATCATCATGCGCTCCGACGGATCGCCGACCTACATGCACGCCGTCGTGGTCGACGATCACGACATGGAGGTCAGCCACATCGTGCGCGGCGACGACCATCTGACCAACGCCGCCCGTCAGACGCTGATCTACAAAGCCATGGGCTGGGACGTGCCGAGCTTTGCCCACATCCCCCTCATCCACGGCCCCGACGGCGCCAAGCTCTCCAAGCGCCACGGCGCGCTCGGTGTCGAGGCCTATCGGGCGATGGGCTATCTGCCGGAAGCGCTGCGCAACTATCTGGTCCGCCTGGGCTGGAGCCACGGCGATACCGAGATCTTCTCCACCGAGGAGATGATCGAATGGTTCGATCTGGACCAGATCGGCCGTTCGCCGGCGCGCTTCGATTTCGCCAAGCTGGAGAATCTCAGCGGCCACTACATCCGCTCCGCCAGCGACGAGCGGCTGCTTCAGGCGATCGACGACCTGCTGCCTCATCTGGAGGACGGCGACGCGATCGCCAATGCCCTCACGCCGGACGCCCGGACCCGTCTGACCCACGCCATGCCCGGGCTGAAGGAGCGCGCCAAGACGTTGCTGGAGCTCCTGGATGCCGCCGCCTATGTCTGGGTCACGCGGCCGATCACGCCCGACGAGAAGGCCGGCAAGGTGCTGGACGCCGACGCGCGGACGCATCTGAAGGCGATTGCCGATCGCCTGTCCGAGCTTGCCACCTGGACCGCAGCCGACACGGAAAGCGTCGTCCGCGCCTATGCCGAAGAGACCAGCCTGAAGCTCGGCAAGGTGGCGCAGCCGCTGCGCTGTGCGCTCACCGGCCGAACCACGTCGCCGCCGGTCTTCGACGTGCTGGAAACCCTGGGACGGGAGGAAAGCCTGGCCCGGATTCGCGACCAGGCGGCCTGA
- a CDS encoding ComEC/Rec2 family competence protein, translated as MATTRDRKDARSGQARSSRRRLPFVPPGRFAALGALPGRCAEWLSDCLHLDLDRGRGVLWLPVAVAVGVAVYFALPREPHWPTMLALAGALVAGAMASRRRPPVFAALAMAASVAFGVAAAAGQTARVAAPVLGWEGTHTLTGFVERREPRPDGAVRYVVRVESLSRLDPAETPARVRFTSRGREDPLDVGEGLTALVRLAPPRGPVAPGAYDGARSLFFQRIGGTGFSYGQPRPADLGPPPLLLRAKAAVAGVRERIAGRLRAALPGENGELAATLLVGDRGGIPESTQEALRASGLGHILAISGLHMALVAGTVFAVLRLSLAAIPPVALRYPIKKWAAAAALAAGLFYLIVSGGAVATIRAFVMLAVALVAVLADRPALTLRSVAVAALAIMLFDPAAVVSPGFQMSFAAVIALVAGYEYLASRERADRPPPRRGPVLRVLRLAALWIAGLALTSLIAGLATGPIGAFHFQRIAVFGLLGNLLAMPLVTLIVMPMGVLSVAVMPLGVDPVPLAAMGWGLDGVVAVAKRVASLGGDAGHVGRMPAAAVLLMAAGLLWLALWTARWRVLGLPLVLAGLALTPAAARPDILVSDDGRTVAARGTDGRLTIATARGGDFAAAMWLRADGDPRPLEDVTVRAGVSCDPFGCTLPIARGPGDIGGRRIAFVEQSQAFLLDCRRAEILVTRHTRPAGCEGPRLVIDRHMLMEQGALALFRIKDPPGYRIERARPPVPRPWSARPVIRR; from the coding sequence GTGGCGACGACGCGCGACCGGAAGGACGCACGGTCGGGGCAGGCGCGGTCATCGCGCCGGCGACTTCCGTTCGTCCCGCCGGGCCGCTTCGCCGCGCTCGGTGCCCTGCCGGGGCGATGCGCGGAATGGCTGTCGGACTGTCTTCACCTGGATCTCGACCGGGGCCGGGGCGTCCTGTGGCTGCCGGTCGCCGTGGCCGTCGGGGTGGCGGTCTATTTCGCGCTTCCCCGCGAGCCGCACTGGCCGACGATGCTTGCGCTCGCCGGGGCGCTCGTGGCCGGAGCGATGGCCAGCCGCCGCCGACCGCCGGTGTTCGCGGCGCTGGCGATGGCAGCATCGGTTGCCTTCGGGGTTGCGGCGGCGGCGGGCCAGACGGCCCGGGTCGCGGCGCCTGTTCTGGGCTGGGAAGGCACCCATACCCTGACCGGGTTCGTGGAACGGCGCGAGCCCCGGCCGGACGGAGCCGTGCGCTACGTGGTCCGGGTCGAAAGCCTGTCGCGGCTCGACCCCGCCGAGACGCCGGCGCGCGTGCGCTTCACCAGCCGGGGACGGGAGGACCCGCTCGACGTCGGCGAAGGGCTGACGGCTCTGGTCAGGCTGGCGCCGCCGCGGGGGCCTGTGGCGCCGGGCGCCTACGACGGCGCCCGCAGCCTGTTCTTCCAGCGGATCGGCGGGACCGGTTTTTCCTATGGCCAGCCGCGCCCGGCCGATCTCGGGCCGCCGCCGCTCCTGCTTCGTGCCAAGGCAGCGGTCGCGGGGGTGCGCGAGCGGATTGCCGGGCGGCTGCGCGCCGCCCTTCCCGGCGAGAACGGGGAACTGGCCGCCACTCTCCTGGTCGGCGATCGCGGCGGCATACCCGAATCGACACAGGAGGCCTTGCGGGCGTCCGGGCTCGGCCACATCCTGGCGATTTCCGGGCTGCACATGGCGCTGGTGGCCGGCACCGTGTTCGCCGTGCTGAGGCTGAGCCTTGCCGCCATACCGCCGGTCGCGCTGCGCTATCCGATCAAGAAATGGGCGGCGGCAGCGGCGCTCGCGGCAGGGCTGTTCTATCTGATCGTCTCCGGCGGGGCGGTGGCGACCATACGGGCCTTCGTGATGCTCGCCGTGGCGCTCGTGGCGGTGCTCGCCGACCGGCCGGCCCTGACCCTGCGCTCGGTCGCCGTGGCCGCGCTTGCGATCATGCTGTTCGACCCGGCCGCCGTCGTATCGCCGGGCTTCCAGATGTCGTTCGCGGCCGTCATCGCGCTGGTCGCCGGCTACGAGTATCTGGCCTCGCGCGAGCGGGCCGACCGGCCTCCGCCCCGACGCGGCCCGGTTCTTCGGGTGCTGCGGCTGGCTGCCCTCTGGATCGCAGGCCTGGCGCTGACCTCCCTGATCGCCGGTCTCGCGACCGGCCCGATCGGCGCCTTCCATTTTCAGCGGATCGCCGTGTTCGGCCTTCTCGGCAACCTTCTGGCCATGCCGCTCGTGACCCTGATCGTGATGCCCATGGGGGTGCTGTCGGTGGCGGTGATGCCGCTCGGTGTCGACCCGGTCCCGCTCGCTGCGATGGGCTGGGGCCTGGACGGGGTCGTGGCCGTCGCCAAACGGGTCGCGTCCCTGGGCGGCGATGCCGGCCATGTGGGCCGCATGCCCGCGGCAGCGGTGCTTCTGATGGCGGCCGGACTGCTCTGGCTCGCGCTCTGGACGGCCCGCTGGCGGGTTCTCGGCCTGCCGCTGGTCCTGGCCGGGCTGGCATTGACGCCTGCAGCCGCCCGTCCGGATATCCTGGTCTCCGACGACGGCCGCACGGTCGCTGCCCGCGGCACCGACGGTCGCCTGACAATCGCGACGGCACGGGGCGGGGATTTCGCGGCCGCGATGTGGCTCAGGGCCGACGGCGATCCGCGTCCTCTGGAAGACGTCACGGTGCGCGCCGGCGTCAGCTGCGACCCGTTCGGCTGCACGCTGCCGATTGCCCGCGGTCCCGGCGACATCGGTGGCCGCCGGATCGCCTTCGTGGAGCAGTCCCAGGCATTTCTATTGGATTGCCGCAGGGCGGAGATCCTGGTGACACGCCACACCCGTCCCGCCGGGTGCGAGGGGCCTCGGCTGGTGATCGACCGTCACATGCTGATGGAGCAGGGTGCTCTCGCGCTCTTTCGCATAAAGGATCCGCCCGGATACCGGATCGAGCGGGCCCGCCCGCCGGTGCCGCGACCGTGGAGCGCACGACCTGTGATCAGGAGATAA
- the lexA gene encoding transcriptional repressor LexA, protein MLTRKQHELLMFIHERLKETGVPPSFDEMKEALDLRSKSGIHRLITALEERGFIRRLPNRARALEVLRLPESANAGLAGPRTKGFAPEVIEGSRGKAPPVPAREPEPAEIAGLTVPVMGRIAAGVPIAAIQTESHQITVPADLVGGGEHFALEVRGDSMIEAGILDGDTVLIKRSDTADSGDIVVALVDDEEATLKRLRRKGGSIALEAANPAYETRIFGPDRVRIQGKLVALFRSY, encoded by the coding sequence ATGTTGACCCGCAAGCAACACGAACTCCTGATGTTCATCCATGAGCGACTGAAGGAGACCGGGGTCCCGCCGTCGTTCGACGAGATGAAGGAAGCGCTCGACCTGCGCTCCAAGTCCGGCATTCACCGGCTGATCACGGCGCTCGAAGAGCGTGGCTTCATCCGGCGCCTGCCGAACCGCGCACGGGCACTGGAAGTGCTGCGGCTTCCCGAGTCGGCCAATGCCGGCCTTGCCGGCCCGCGCACCAAAGGCTTCGCGCCGGAAGTGATCGAGGGCTCGCGCGGCAAGGCGCCGCCGGTCCCCGCCCGGGAGCCCGAGCCCGCGGAGATCGCCGGCCTGACCGTCCCCGTGATGGGCCGCATTGCTGCCGGCGTTCCGATCGCCGCCATCCAGACCGAAAGCCATCAGATCACCGTCCCGGCCGACCTCGTTGGCGGCGGAGAACACTTCGCGCTGGAGGTCCGTGGCGATTCCATGATCGAGGCAGGCATCCTCGACGGCGACACGGTGCTGATCAAACGGTCCGACACTGCCGACAGCGGCGACATCGTTGTGGCGCTCGTCGACGATGAGGAAGCCACGCTGAAGCGGCTGCGGCGCAAGGGCGGGTCCATCGCGCTGGAAGCGGCCAATCCGGCCTATGAGACGCGGATTTTCGGACCCGATCGGGTGCGCATCCAGGGCAAGCTCGTCGCCCTGTTCCGCAGCTATTGA
- a CDS encoding molybdopterin molybdotransferase MoeA, with amino-acid sequence MSLLPVAHARARVLDGADRLGIETVSLADAGGRVLAADLAATRSQPPFPASAMDGYAVRADDARVAGARLRVAGVSAAGRRYPGTLAPGEAVRIFTGAPVPEGAETILIQENAERIDEETVEVAVPVEPGRHIRAAGLDFEEGQPLLTAGTRLGVRHIALAAAMNHPELPVARRPRVALIATGDELVPPGAVPGPDQIVASNTPALAAMIAAAGGEPLDLGIVPDAREATADALARARASGADVIVTLGGASVGEHDLVKQAFGDVGMELGFWKIAMRPGKPLIFGRLSDLRVLGLPGNPVSSLVCALLFLTPLLRALQGDTDPGPWFEPAVLASDMPANGDREDYVRARVAESPTGPPLVEPFSVQDSSMLSTLAVAKALLVRPAHAPDARAGETCRIIRL; translated from the coding sequence ATGAGCCTGCTGCCGGTCGCACACGCGCGGGCGCGGGTGCTCGACGGAGCCGACCGCCTCGGCATCGAGACCGTGTCCCTGGCGGACGCGGGCGGCCGTGTTCTCGCCGCGGACCTCGCCGCCACCCGGTCGCAGCCGCCCTTCCCCGCCTCCGCCATGGACGGCTATGCCGTGCGCGCCGACGATGCCCGCGTGGCCGGTGCCCGTCTGAGGGTCGCAGGCGTTTCCGCGGCCGGACGCCGCTATCCCGGCACGCTCGCCCCCGGAGAAGCCGTCCGGATCTTCACCGGCGCGCCGGTTCCCGAAGGCGCCGAAACCATCCTGATCCAGGAAAACGCGGAGCGGATCGACGAGGAGACCGTGGAGGTTGCCGTTCCCGTCGAGCCCGGCCGGCACATTCGCGCGGCCGGCCTGGATTTCGAGGAAGGGCAGCCTCTTCTGACCGCCGGAACGCGGCTCGGCGTCCGCCACATCGCGCTTGCCGCCGCTATGAACCATCCCGAGCTTCCGGTCGCCCGGCGTCCGCGGGTCGCGCTGATCGCCACCGGGGACGAACTCGTCCCGCCCGGCGCTGTCCCCGGTCCGGACCAGATCGTCGCCTCGAACACCCCGGCGCTGGCCGCGATGATTGCGGCCGCTGGCGGCGAGCCCCTCGATCTCGGGATCGTCCCCGACGCACGGGAAGCCACCGCCGATGCCCTCGCCAGGGCAAGGGCGAGCGGCGCGGACGTGATCGTCACCCTCGGCGGCGCCTCGGTCGGCGAGCACGATCTGGTCAAACAGGCGTTCGGCGACGTCGGCATGGAGCTCGGCTTCTGGAAGATCGCCATGCGGCCCGGAAAGCCGCTGATCTTCGGCCGGCTGAGCGATCTCAGGGTGCTCGGACTTCCGGGTAACCCGGTCTCCAGCCTGGTCTGCGCCCTTCTGTTCCTGACGCCGCTTCTGCGAGCCCTTCAGGGCGACACCGATCCCGGACCGTGGTTCGAGCCCGCGGTCCTAGCCTCGGACATGCCGGCCAACGGCGACCGAGAGGACTATGTCCGCGCCCGGGTGGCGGAAAGCCCGACCGGGCCCCCGCTGGTGGAGCCGTTCTCCGTGCAGGACTCATCGATGCTCTCCACCCTCGCCGTTGCGAAGGCGCTCCTGGTCCGTCCAGCCCACGCGCCCGACGCCCGCGCCGGCGAGACCTGCCGGATCATCCGGCTCTGA
- the moaC gene encoding cyclic pyranopterin monophosphate synthase MoaC, whose protein sequence is MSGGSLTHLDETGAARMVDVSEKDVTRREAVATGNVTMRAETLEAILAGQIKKGDVFATARIAGIMAAKRTHDLIPLCHPLPVSSVKVEIEPDRNLPGLTVTATVGVDSKTGVEMEALTAASVACLTIYDMAKAVERGMVVGDIRLLAKSGGRSGDWQAGAAE, encoded by the coding sequence ATGTCGGGCGGCTCCCTCACCCATCTCGACGAGACCGGGGCGGCCCGCATGGTGGACGTCTCCGAAAAGGACGTCACCCGGCGCGAGGCCGTCGCCACCGGAAACGTCACCATGCGCGCGGAGACGCTCGAGGCGATCCTGGCCGGCCAGATCAAGAAGGGCGACGTGTTTGCCACAGCGCGCATCGCCGGCATCATGGCCGCCAAGCGGACCCACGACCTGATCCCGCTGTGCCATCCGCTGCCGGTCTCCTCGGTGAAGGTGGAGATCGAACCCGACCGGAACCTGCCCGGCCTGACCGTCACGGCGACGGTCGGCGTCGACAGCAAGACCGGCGTGGAGATGGAAGCGCTGACGGCGGCGAGCGTTGCCTGCCTGACCATCTACGACATGGCCAAGGCCGTGGAGCGCGGCATGGTCGTCGGCGACATCCGTCTGCTTGCCAAGTCGGGCGGGCGATCCGGCGACTGGCAGGCCGGAGCCGCCGAATGA